A portion of the Bdellovibrio sp. ArHS genome contains these proteins:
- a CDS encoding Spy/CpxP family protein refolding chaperone, producing MKMGIKRKWPRVLGVALAFAGLGLMTGCHRSPEERINAVSEKIADKFDFNEQQKVLLKDITNELKKDFAEEKATRQSLYGDLKAMLLADELDKGKIKEVLQARQARMDARVDKYLDKVAVLHKSLTAEQKKELVEKIEKFHKKWE from the coding sequence ATGAAAATGGGAATTAAAAGAAAATGGCCTCGCGTTTTGGGCGTCGCCTTGGCTTTCGCTGGACTTGGTTTAATGACTGGATGCCATCGCAGTCCTGAAGAAAGAATTAATGCCGTAAGTGAAAAGATCGCCGATAAATTTGATTTCAATGAACAGCAAAAGGTTCTTCTTAAAGATATCACGAACGAGCTCAAAAAAGACTTTGCTGAGGAAAAAGCCACTCGCCAGTCTTTATATGGCGACTTGAAAGCAATGCTTCTTGCCGACGAACTTGATAAAGGCAAAATCAAAGAAGTGCTTCAGGCACGGCAGGCGCGCATGGATGCACGGGTCGACAAATATCTCGATAAAGTGGCCGTGTTGCACAAAAGCCTGACCGCTGAACAGAAAAAGGAACTTGTCGAAAAAATCGAGAAGTTTCACAAAAAGTGGGAGTAG
- a CDS encoding HAMP domain-containing sensor histidine kinase: MKLLIKVFLTFLLTAIFIVGGLALLGHSLSPEKSLSPVIESNAVYYLQSLSDKIKTAADIEALREDLHLRVRREGFEDVADRQGLPSFAVTEKKDKDFSNKLSLGRVNGFYFAEVKGVSPRTVWFIANADMPRAWVFPFLWAAAFIFFIMAMSFLTIRWMMSPIKAVVEGVNKISQGNLKYRIQTRHRGEFGVIADSFNNMADGLEKMIVAKEQLLRDVSHELRSPLTRVGVAVDLLADEKMKVSIKEDLAKMEDLIHQILESYRLKEGAKSLKKANTNLSELIASVAADYESLVQMKLQLPSEASLPLDGMQMQRVLRNLVENAIKYVKPGTRGSLEILLNKDCDFWVLKLKDDGIGISEKDLTHIFEPFYRADPARSPGASGFGLGLAIARAVVEAHGGTISVRSQIDVGSEFTIRLPIK; encoded by the coding sequence ATGAAATTATTGATCAAGGTGTTTCTGACTTTTCTTTTGACGGCCATCTTCATTGTTGGCGGACTGGCTTTGTTAGGACACTCGTTAAGTCCGGAAAAGTCTTTGTCGCCCGTGATTGAAAGCAACGCTGTTTATTATCTGCAATCTTTAAGTGATAAAATCAAGACGGCCGCTGATATCGAAGCACTTCGCGAAGATTTGCATTTGCGGGTCCGTCGTGAAGGATTTGAAGACGTGGCCGATCGGCAGGGACTTCCATCCTTCGCCGTGACAGAAAAGAAAGACAAAGATTTTTCCAATAAACTTTCGTTAGGTCGGGTGAATGGATTTTACTTCGCGGAAGTGAAGGGAGTTTCACCCAGAACCGTATGGTTTATTGCCAACGCGGATATGCCGCGGGCCTGGGTCTTTCCTTTTCTTTGGGCGGCGGCGTTTATTTTCTTCATCATGGCCATGAGCTTTCTGACTATTCGCTGGATGATGTCGCCGATCAAGGCGGTGGTCGAGGGTGTAAATAAAATTTCTCAGGGAAACTTAAAATATCGCATTCAAACCCGCCATCGTGGAGAGTTTGGTGTCATTGCGGATTCTTTCAATAATATGGCTGATGGCCTGGAAAAAATGATTGTCGCCAAAGAACAGCTTCTGCGCGATGTCAGTCACGAGTTGCGCAGCCCTTTGACCCGCGTCGGGGTGGCTGTGGATCTGCTGGCGGATGAAAAAATGAAGGTCTCGATTAAAGAGGACCTCGCGAAAATGGAAGATTTGATTCATCAGATCTTAGAGTCTTATCGTTTGAAAGAGGGCGCCAAATCCTTAAAAAAAGCCAATACCAACTTAAGCGAACTGATCGCCAGTGTGGCCGCGGATTATGAGTCCTTGGTGCAAATGAAACTGCAACTTCCTTCAGAGGCATCGCTGCCTTTGGATGGAATGCAAATGCAGCGTGTTTTAAGAAATCTTGTTGAAAATGCGATCAAATATGTAAAGCCCGGCACGCGCGGGTCTTTGGAAATTCTTTTAAATAAGGATTGCGATTTTTGGGTTTTGAAGCTCAAAGATGATGGCATTGGTATTTCTGAAAAAGATCTGACGCATATTTTTGAACCGTTCTATCGAGCTGATCCGGCCCGTTCGCCAGGGGCCTCGGGGTTTGGTTTAGGATTGGCAATTGCGCGGGCTGTGGTGGAAGCACATGGAGGAACCATCTCGGTCCGTAGTCAAATAGACGTGGGCAGTGAATTTACAATTCGTCTGCCCATCAAATAA
- a CDS encoding EcsC family protein has protein sequence MQMDSVDLQSLRIAKELLERPGITARIAAKIGTPVEKGLALLPDRLQKTVHRAAEKSIHIAYDIAMRTVEPSTKKDSNNLGHKLAVAGTGGAGGFLGPASLLIELPISTTLMMRSIIDIAQSEGEDIADVDTKLACLEVFAFGGLSTADDAAGSGYIMTRAALSKAFTDAAKSVLGKSLAEETAPLFVRLFSSIASRFQVVVAEKVAAQLIPLVGALGGATINVIFMDHFQDMARGHFVVRRLERKYGINEVQTLYRELII, from the coding sequence ATGCAAATGGATTCCGTCGACTTACAATCCCTGCGAATAGCGAAAGAACTTTTGGAAAGACCTGGCATCACCGCGCGAATCGCGGCGAAAATAGGAACTCCTGTCGAAAAGGGACTCGCTCTTCTGCCAGACAGGTTGCAAAAAACCGTGCATAGAGCGGCGGAAAAATCGATTCACATCGCCTACGACATCGCCATGCGAACCGTCGAGCCGTCTACGAAAAAAGACTCCAACAATCTGGGACATAAGCTGGCGGTCGCGGGTACCGGCGGAGCAGGAGGATTTTTAGGTCCCGCGTCCTTGCTGATTGAACTCCCGATTTCCACGACTTTGATGATGAGATCCATCATCGATATTGCCCAAAGCGAAGGCGAGGACATTGCCGACGTCGACACCAAGCTTGCCTGCCTGGAAGTTTTCGCTTTTGGCGGACTGAGTACCGCCGACGATGCTGCGGGCTCTGGTTATATTATGACTCGCGCGGCTTTATCAAAAGCTTTTACAGATGCCGCGAAATCCGTTCTGGGAAAAAGTCTGGCGGAAGAAACGGCTCCTTTATTCGTGCGTCTTTTTTCGAGTATCGCTTCCCGCTTCCAAGTGGTGGTTGCGGAAAAAGTGGCGGCTCAATTAATTCCCCTTGTCGGAGCCTTGGGCGGCGCCACTATCAACGTGATTTTCATGGATCACTTTCAAGACATGGCGCGCGGACATTTCGTGGTCCGTCGTCTGGAAAGAAAGTATGGAATTAACGAAGTGCAAACTTTGTATCGGGAACTTATTATTTGA
- a CDS encoding CBS domain-containing protein: protein MKLVLKDHMTKKLITVSRTASAAEAQRLMANYWIRHLPVMDEQEDYIVGMLSDRDLIRAPSAEVSVDTLMTSPIKTFDIETPIADVVDGMIEEKVSAFLITKKDEVVGIVTSEDMLIVLHQILNKEDGITWNLSEILVNPALQRAAYLVGQAGI from the coding sequence GTGAAACTTGTATTGAAAGATCACATGACTAAAAAGCTGATTACTGTGTCGAGAACTGCCTCAGCGGCGGAAGCGCAACGGCTCATGGCCAATTATTGGATTCGGCATTTGCCAGTGATGGATGAACAAGAAGACTACATTGTCGGCATGCTTTCAGACCGGGATCTGATTCGCGCCCCGTCTGCGGAGGTGAGCGTCGACACATTAATGACTTCTCCGATAAAGACTTTTGACATTGAAACTCCGATCGCCGACGTCGTCGATGGGATGATCGAAGAAAAGGTCTCGGCCTTTCTCATCACTAAGAAAGACGAAGTTGTTGGTATCGTTACCAGCGAAGACATGTTGATTGTCCTTCATCAGATCTTAAATAAAGAAGATGGTATTACCTGGAATCTCAGCGAGATTCTGGTGAATCCGGCTTTGCAACGAGCTGCTTATCTCGTGGGCCAAGCCGGTATATAA
- the murF gene encoding UDP-N-acetylmuramoyl-tripeptide--D-alanyl-D-alanine ligase, with protein sequence MRAMDVQTIVNVTGAQVLGRKDEKFQGLGTDTRADLKGQLFLALKGEAFDAHQFLDKAVQQGATGLLVHEDSELVKKLQGQVTILKVSDTLKALQQLGTWARRQSKAKVLGITGSNGKTTTKEFTAALIGSAKRVHYNKGSFNNHWGVPFTLLQIPADAEVAVVEMGMNHAGELTELVHIAEPDVVVCTMVGRAHMEFFGSIEKVAEAKEEIYEAADMNTLRIYNLDNPQTHNMYVKAVEKKYPREKILTFSSEDPRADVHLTISAMNMGELSIKGSIAGKSGSASVQVFGSQNLTNLMAAASLGLAAGLTAEQVWKGLPYCKTNWGRNQLVNLKSGAQMIFDAYNANPDSMKALIDNMKLLTVPGRKVGVFGQMRELGSASASLHEELGTWVGQAGFDKVYFIGDDYEAFGKGLQKAGYKNPSLIEKDFKESSGQDLGRFLQSGDIAVVKASRGTKLERFVFPCEPLDFAEKQ encoded by the coding sequence TTAAAAGGTGAGGCTTTTGATGCCCATCAATTCCTTGATAAAGCGGTTCAGCAAGGGGCCACGGGTCTTTTGGTTCACGAGGACAGCGAGCTTGTAAAAAAACTTCAGGGACAAGTTACGATTCTGAAGGTGTCTGATACGTTGAAGGCATTGCAACAATTAGGGACGTGGGCACGCCGCCAGTCTAAAGCGAAGGTTTTAGGTATCACTGGTTCGAATGGAAAAACGACGACCAAAGAGTTCACGGCGGCGCTCATTGGTTCCGCAAAAAGAGTTCACTACAACAAAGGTTCTTTCAACAATCATTGGGGCGTTCCTTTCACACTTCTGCAAATTCCGGCTGATGCCGAAGTGGCAGTGGTTGAGATGGGAATGAATCATGCCGGTGAATTGACAGAGCTGGTTCATATCGCCGAGCCTGACGTCGTGGTCTGCACCATGGTGGGCCGAGCGCACATGGAGTTTTTCGGCAGCATCGAAAAAGTGGCCGAAGCCAAAGAAGAAATCTATGAAGCCGCCGACATGAACACCCTGCGCATTTATAATCTGGACAATCCACAGACTCATAACATGTACGTCAAGGCAGTCGAGAAGAAGTATCCACGTGAAAAAATTCTAACTTTTTCGTCGGAAGACCCGCGGGCTGACGTGCATCTGACGATCTCTGCCATGAATATGGGCGAACTTTCTATTAAAGGAAGTATCGCGGGAAAGTCAGGATCAGCGAGTGTTCAGGTTTTCGGTTCCCAGAACTTAACCAATCTGATGGCAGCAGCCTCCTTGGGCTTGGCAGCGGGTTTGACGGCGGAACAGGTTTGGAAGGGATTGCCTTATTGTAAAACCAACTGGGGCCGCAATCAGCTTGTGAATTTAAAATCGGGCGCACAAATGATCTTTGACGCTTACAATGCCAACCCCGATAGCATGAAAGCGCTGATTGATAATATGAAGCTCTTAACTGTGCCAGGGCGAAAAGTGGGTGTCTTCGGGCAGATGCGCGAATTAGGAAGTGCCTCAGCCTCTTTGCATGAAGAGTTGGGCACTTGGGTGGGGCAAGCGGGATTCGATAAAGTCTATTTTATCGGAGACGACTATGAAGCCTTTGGGAAAGGCTTGCAAAAAGCCGGTTATAAAAATCCCTCACTGATCGAAAAAGATTTTAAGGAATCTTCGGGTCAGGATTTGGGACGGTTTTTACAATCTGGAGATATTGCTGTCGTGAAGGCATCACGCGGGACAAAGCTGGAACGCTTTGTATTCCCTTGTGAACCTTTGGACTTCGCGGAGAAGCAGTAA
- a CDS encoding GNAT family N-acetyltransferase — protein MDFKHDVQGQKIFTMVEGGEAHILYRRGQDNSYDLYSTEVPPEARGKNVADQLVREALKLAKSEKAQVIATCPYVKKWFEKHPEEKAILKHQ, from the coding sequence ATGGATTTTAAACATGATGTTCAAGGGCAGAAAATTTTTACGATGGTCGAGGGCGGCGAGGCGCATATTCTTTATCGTCGCGGCCAGGACAACTCCTATGATCTCTATTCAACAGAAGTTCCTCCCGAGGCGCGCGGAAAAAATGTTGCGGATCAGTTGGTGCGTGAAGCTCTTAAGCTAGCAAAAAGTGAAAAGGCCCAAGTGATCGCAACCTGTCCCTATGTTAAAAAATGGTTCGAAAAACATCCCGAAGAAAAAGCCATTTTAAAACATCAATGA
- a CDS encoding response regulator transcription factor yields the protein MNRIALIDDDQKLGDLLKQYFSQFELEAVQFTLPSEALSALKRDKFDAIILDVMLPEMDGFEVCKKIRAFSDLPILMLTARGETSDKVLGLELGVDDYLPKPFEARELVARMKSLIRRYKKTSVGTKLRSGALLLDTQLRAAFLENQNLNLSTHEYELLKLLMTYAGQSLSRDRIMDELRGVDWEAYNRSIDVAVSRLRQKLKDPAKAPIFLRTVWGEGYCFIAPVEEAL from the coding sequence ATGAATCGCATAGCCTTGATCGATGACGATCAGAAATTAGGGGACTTGTTAAAGCAGTATTTCAGCCAGTTCGAGCTGGAGGCGGTGCAATTCACCCTCCCCTCAGAGGCTCTGTCGGCTTTAAAGCGCGATAAATTTGATGCGATTATTCTGGATGTGATGTTGCCGGAAATGGATGGCTTTGAAGTCTGTAAAAAAATCCGCGCCTTCAGTGACCTGCCGATCTTAATGCTGACTGCCCGGGGCGAAACCTCTGACAAGGTTCTGGGGTTGGAGTTGGGAGTGGACGACTATCTGCCCAAACCCTTCGAAGCGCGCGAACTTGTCGCGCGAATGAAAAGCTTGATCCGTCGCTATAAAAAAACCTCTGTCGGCACAAAACTGCGCTCCGGGGCGTTGCTGCTGGATACCCAGTTGCGAGCGGCGTTTTTGGAAAATCAGAATCTGAATCTGAGCACACACGAATACGAGTTGTTAAAACTGCTGATGACCTATGCGGGGCAAAGTCTTTCCCGGGATCGCATCATGGATGAACTTCGTGGTGTCGATTGGGAGGCCTACAACCGCAGTATCGATGTGGCTGTCAGTCGTCTGCGCCAAAAGCTCAAAGATCCTGCCAAAGCACCGATCTTTCTAAGAACTGTCTGGGGCGAGGGGTATTGTTTTATCGCTCCGGTGGAGGAAGCACTGTGA